In Anaerolineales bacterium, the following proteins share a genomic window:
- the ychF gene encoding redox-regulated ATPase YchF translates to MKLGIIGLPQSGKTTIFNAVTRGDAPTTASAGRFEVHTAVVDVPDPRVDKLSAMFNPKKTIYAKMTYADIAGLEAGSAKSGISGQLLNQLAQMDGFLLVVRAFESDLVMHPSGSVDAKRDAESMLSELLLNDLIAVERKLERLIDERKKGGTDKALNEKQTVLFTRLHEALNNGTPLRKLEYSQEDVKELSSFGLLSRKPVLVVFNQSEGQSAPEMQLDVPSVALMGKLEMEIAQLSPEDAKMFMQEYDIKELSLNKMIRLSYDLLQVQSFFTVGEDEVRAWETKIGATAQESAGEIHTDLAKGFVRAEVVAYDDLISLGGMNEAKSKGKLRLEGKEYPVKDGDIVHIRSSL, encoded by the coding sequence ATGAAACTCGGAATTATCGGACTCCCTCAATCAGGCAAGACAACCATTTTCAACGCGGTGACGCGCGGGGACGCGCCCACCACCGCTTCCGCTGGACGATTCGAAGTCCACACCGCCGTAGTAGATGTGCCCGACCCGCGCGTGGACAAACTCTCGGCGATGTTCAATCCGAAGAAGACCATCTACGCCAAGATGACGTATGCGGATATTGCGGGACTGGAGGCTGGCTCTGCCAAAAGTGGAATTTCGGGGCAACTGTTGAACCAGCTCGCCCAAATGGATGGGTTTCTGCTCGTCGTCCGCGCGTTCGAATCGGACCTCGTGATGCACCCCAGCGGAAGCGTGGACGCCAAACGCGACGCAGAGTCTATGCTGAGCGAATTGCTGTTGAACGACTTGATCGCCGTCGAGCGCAAACTCGAACGGTTAATAGATGAACGCAAAAAGGGCGGAACGGACAAAGCCTTGAACGAAAAACAAACGGTCTTGTTCACCCGTTTGCATGAAGCCTTGAACAACGGGACGCCGCTCCGTAAACTGGAATATTCGCAAGAGGATGTCAAGGAACTTTCGTCGTTCGGCTTGCTCTCGCGGAAGCCTGTGCTGGTCGTGTTCAACCAGAGCGAGGGACAATCCGCGCCTGAAATGCAACTCGATGTTCCATCCGTCGCGTTGATGGGCAAACTTGAAATGGAGATCGCACAACTTTCTCCCGAAGACGCCAAAATGTTCATGCAGGAATACGACATCAAGGAACTCAGCCTCAACAAGATGATCCGCTTGTCGTATGATTTGCTTCAAGTGCAATCGTTCTTCACCGTCGGCGAGGACGAGGTCCGCGCGTGGGAGACGAAGATCGGCGCAACCGCGCAGGAATCCGCTGGGGAAATCCACACCGATCTGGCGAAGGGATTCGTTCGGGCGGAGGTGGTGGCTTACGACGACCTCATCAGCCTCGGGGGGATGAATGAAGCGAAGTCGAAGGGGAAGTTGCGGCTCGAAGGCAAGGAGTATCCCGTCAAAGATGGGGATATCGTCCACATCCGATCCAGTTTGTGA
- a CDS encoding glucose-1-phosphate adenylyltransferase, giving the protein MPSMNDVLGVIMGGGRGARLYPLTAMRSKPAVPIAGKYRLIDIPISNCINSGIYRVAILTQFNSVSLHRHISQSYNFDAFHTGWVEILAAEQTPESMNWYQGTADAVRQQLFEIQATGAEYVLILAGDHLYRMDYREMADFHWENKADITVAVQPVARSEASRFGILKRESDGHISDFVEKPKDPEVQKKFISRDDEARPFLGSMGIYMFNTSVLFDLLTNFPKHDDFGGDIIPEAIQSHEVFGFDFDGYWEDIGTIRSFYETNLQLTSSKSPFNFYDAKAPIYTHARFLPGSIVEDSKLQDVLIAEGCLIHKAEITRSIVGVRSQISEGTAIKDSIVMGADYYQAKRGQIPIGIGKNCHIESAILDKNVQIGDGVVIKPFPRENDVDGDHYFVRDGIVVIAKDTEIPPGTRIAPD; this is encoded by the coding sequence ATGCCATCAATGAACGATGTGTTAGGCGTCATCATGGGGGGTGGTCGCGGCGCGCGTCTGTATCCGCTTACGGCGATGCGTTCGAAGCCGGCGGTGCCGATCGCGGGGAAATACCGCTTGATCGACATTCCCATCAGTAACTGCATCAATTCGGGGATCTACCGCGTGGCGATCCTCACCCAGTTCAATTCTGTTTCGCTCCATCGACATATTTCCCAATCGTACAATTTCGACGCCTTCCACACCGGCTGGGTGGAGATCCTCGCCGCGGAGCAAACGCCTGAAAGTATGAACTGGTATCAAGGCACGGCAGACGCTGTCCGTCAACAGTTGTTCGAGATCCAAGCCACCGGCGCGGAGTATGTGTTGATCCTCGCAGGCGATCACCTCTACCGCATGGATTACCGTGAGATGGCAGATTTCCACTGGGAGAACAAAGCCGACATCACGGTGGCAGTCCAACCCGTCGCGCGCAGCGAAGCGTCCCGGTTCGGGATTCTCAAACGCGAGTCGGACGGACATATCTCGGATTTTGTGGAGAAGCCGAAGGACCCGGAAGTCCAGAAAAAATTTATCAGCCGCGACGACGAGGCGCGCCCGTTTTTGGGTTCGATGGGAATTTATATGTTCAACACCAGCGTGCTGTTCGATCTGCTGACGAACTTCCCGAAACACGATGATTTCGGCGGCGATATCATCCCTGAGGCGATCCAATCGCACGAAGTTTTTGGATTCGACTTCGACGGATATTGGGAGGATATTGGGACGATCCGCTCGTTCTATGAGACGAATTTGCAGTTGACGAGTTCGAAATCGCCGTTCAATTTTTACGACGCGAAGGCGCCGATCTATACGCACGCGCGCTTTTTACCGGGTTCGATCGTGGAGGACAGCAAATTGCAGGACGTGTTGATCGCGGAGGGCTGTCTGATTCACAAAGCGGAGATCACGCGCTCGATCGTCGGTGTCCGCAGTCAGATCTCGGAGGGAACGGCGATCAAGGACAGTATTGTGATGGGCGCGGATTATTATCAAGCGAAGCGCGGACAGATCCCCATCGGTATCGGAAAGAATTGTCATATTGAGTCCGCGATTCTCGATAAGAATGTGCAGATCGGCGACGGTGTTGTGATCAAGCCCTTCCCCCGCGAAAACGATGTAGACGGCGACCATTATTTTGTGCGCGACGGTATTGTGGTGATCGCCAAAGATACGGAAATACCGCCGGGGACTCGCATCGCACCGGATTGA
- a CDS encoding cation-translocating P-type ATPase yields MAENDTIQNNEWHALNAEDVLNHLRVEDRGLTSAQVQERLAQYGPNQLREAPRPTFLHMLWEQLNNFVVILLIVASVVSALLGDYVEAAAIMAIVVLNAVLGIVQERRAEEALAALKKLAAPDAQVIRDGKRRSIPSYELVPGDIVFLEAGNFIPADIRLLEAVNLRVEEASLTGESLPVQKNAATVLDKNVPLGDRKNTAFMGTLVSYGRGRGVVTSTGMHTQLGLIATMLQSVDAEETPLQKRLDQLGKSLSVAALFLVAVVFVVALINQTDINELFTGPLAYLSKFAEQITDVFIIAISLAIAAVPEGLPAVVTISLALGMREMIKRHALIRKLSSVETLGSATVICSDKTGTLTQNEMTLTRLWVDEHFIEITGTGYTPEGKFLIDKKEITISEYPAARTALWLGLLNNDSLLETTGEESAQKTYRIVGDPTEGALLVAAVKAGAKHMQIREAYPRENEVPFDSDRKRMITIHDVFAPSAEDPSPFTDASRKSWDVIAIKGAPDIVLELCTEYLGVDNEPRKLDQQARDRILSANDVMTKDALRVLGVAYRVVRDVPDNPAQIITNDLEHDLIFVGLMGMIDPARAEVKPALEEARKAGIRTIMITGDYPNTARAIAETIGLLRPGRKVMTGAQLDEISDYDFKTVIEETDVFARVSPEHKLRIVDALQANNEIVAMTGDGVNDAPAIKRADIGVAMGITGTDVAKETADMVLTDDNYASIVSAVEQGRIIYANIRKFVFFLLSSNIAEIMIIFLATLAGLPAPLTAIQLLWLNLITDGAPALALAVEKGDPDIMLQHPRAKDEPIVNRSMRVGLIVQTIAQTTAVLAAFGIGLLWHLEAGASLVGNPITYILQHDWSGIDVQSAETMAFVTLSLCELFRAYTVRSERASLFSIGIFSNRYMQYAVGLSIVLLLLVINIPFLQPIFNTHFLTAREWGVVVGFALFPAVAEEITKFFLRAGKPA; encoded by the coding sequence ATGGCAGAAAACGATACGATCCAAAACAATGAGTGGCACGCGCTGAACGCTGAGGACGTGCTAAACCATTTGAGGGTCGAAGATCGGGGGTTGACGTCTGCACAAGTGCAGGAGCGACTCGCACAATACGGACCGAATCAACTGCGGGAAGCGCCGCGCCCGACCTTCCTCCACATGTTGTGGGAGCAGTTGAATAATTTTGTGGTTATTCTGTTGATCGTCGCTTCGGTCGTCTCCGCGCTATTGGGCGATTACGTGGAAGCCGCGGCGATCATGGCGATCGTGGTGTTGAACGCCGTGTTGGGAATCGTTCAGGAGCGGCGCGCTGAGGAAGCGCTCGCGGCGTTGAAAAAACTCGCGGCGCCCGATGCACAAGTAATTCGGGACGGGAAGCGGAGGTCCATCCCTTCGTATGAATTAGTGCCGGGTGACATCGTCTTCCTCGAAGCGGGGAATTTCATCCCGGCGGATATCCGCTTGTTGGAAGCGGTCAACCTGCGAGTGGAGGAGGCTTCATTGACGGGCGAATCGCTCCCGGTTCAGAAGAACGCCGCGACGGTTCTCGATAAAAATGTCCCGTTGGGCGATCGCAAGAACACCGCGTTTATGGGCACGCTCGTTTCGTATGGGCGCGGACGCGGCGTAGTGACCAGCACCGGCATGCACACGCAATTGGGGTTGATTGCCACCATGCTTCAAAGCGTGGATGCAGAGGAAACGCCCCTGCAAAAACGGCTGGATCAATTGGGGAAATCGTTGAGCGTTGCCGCGCTTTTCCTCGTTGCCGTAGTGTTTGTGGTCGCGCTGATCAATCAGACAGACATCAATGAATTGTTCACCGGTCCGTTGGCGTATCTCAGCAAGTTCGCCGAACAGATCACCGACGTTTTCATCATCGCTATCAGCCTCGCCATCGCCGCCGTGCCGGAGGGATTGCCGGCGGTCGTGACCATTTCGCTGGCGTTAGGTATGCGCGAGATGATCAAACGCCATGCGCTAATCCGCAAACTGTCTTCGGTGGAAACGCTGGGCTCTGCCACGGTCATCTGTTCGGATAAAACCGGCACGTTGACCCAGAACGAAATGACGCTCACGCGCCTCTGGGTGGACGAGCATTTTATTGAAATCACGGGAACAGGTTATACCCCGGAGGGAAAATTCCTGATTGACAAGAAAGAGATCACAATATCGGAATATCCCGCGGCTCGCACCGCGCTCTGGCTGGGACTGCTCAATAACGATTCCCTGCTCGAAACGACAGGCGAAGAGAGCGCGCAAAAGACCTACCGCATTGTGGGCGACCCGACCGAAGGCGCATTGCTTGTCGCGGCGGTGAAAGCCGGCGCCAAGCACATGCAGATCCGTGAGGCATATCCGCGTGAGAATGAAGTTCCGTTCGATTCGGATCGCAAGCGCATGATCACGATCCACGATGTGTTCGCGCCGAGCGCGGAAGACCCGTCACCGTTCACGGATGCGAGCCGCAAGAGTTGGGATGTGATCGCCATCAAAGGCGCGCCGGATATTGTGCTTGAACTCTGCACCGAATATTTGGGCGTGGACAACGAACCGCGAAAACTCGATCAACAAGCCCGAGACCGGATCCTCTCCGCCAACGATGTGATGACGAAGGACGCGTTGCGCGTGCTGGGCGTCGCCTATCGCGTCGTGCGTGATGTGCCGGATAACCCAGCCCAGATCATTACCAACGATTTGGAACACGACTTGATCTTCGTCGGCTTGATGGGCATGATTGACCCAGCGCGCGCGGAGGTCAAACCCGCGCTGGAAGAGGCGCGCAAGGCGGGCATCCGCACCATTATGATCACCGGAGATTACCCGAACACTGCGCGCGCCATCGCCGAGACCATCGGCTTATTGCGCCCCGGCAGAAAGGTGATGACCGGCGCACAACTCGATGAAATAAGCGATTACGACTTCAAAACTGTCATCGAGGAAACAGACGTGTTCGCCCGCGTTTCTCCCGAACATAAACTGCGGATCGTGGACGCCCTGCAAGCCAACAACGAGATCGTGGCGATGACCGGCGACGGCGTGAACGACGCGCCCGCCATCAAACGCGCCGACATCGGCGTGGCAATGGGCATCACCGGCACCGATGTGGCGAAAGAAACCGCCGACATGGTGTTGACTGACGACAACTACGCCAGCATCGTTTCAGCAGTCGAGCAGGGACGCATTATTTATGCCAACATCCGCAAGTTCGTCTTCTTCTTGCTCTCCTCGAATATCGCCGAGATCATGATCATCTTCCTCGCCACCCTCGCGGGACTCCCTGCGCCTCTTACTGCCATTCAACTGCTCTGGCTCAACCTCATCACCGACGGCGCCCCGGCGCTTGCCCTTGCCGTCGAAAAAGGCGACCCGGACATCATGTTGCAACATCCGCGCGCAAAAGACGAACCTATCGTCAACCGTTCCATGCGCGTGGGCTTGATCGTGCAGACTATCGCGCAGACAACGGCGGTGCTTGCCGCCTTCGGCATTGGCTTGCTCTGGCATCTTGAAGCAGGGGCTTCACTGGTCGGCAATCCCATCACGTACATCCTGCAACATGATTGGAGCGGCATTGATGTGCAGTCCGCTGAAACGATGGCGTTCGTCACGCTGTCGCTGTGCGAATTATTCCGCGCCTACACCGTCCGCTCGGAGCGCGCTTCGCTATTCAGCATTGGAATCTTTTCCAATCGTTATATGCAATATGCCGTCGGTCTTTCGATCGTGTTGCTGTTGCTGGTGATCAATATCCCCTTCCTGCAACCCATCTTCAACACACACTTCCTCACTGCCCGTGAATGGGGCGTAGTGGTCGGGTTTGCGTTATTCCCCGCCGTTGCAGAGGAGATCACAAAGTTCTTCTTGCGGGCGGGCAAGCCAGCGTAA
- a CDS encoding ribonuclease HII, which produces MARVSPTLKLESDLWNSGFQFIAGLDEAGRGALAGPVAVGAVILPNDKTLLSQTLGRARDSKQLSPLQRSSLAPLIKETALAWSVGFADAEEIDSQGIVRATRLAAIRALHQFSITPQYLLTDFRLELPQINIPQTSIVKGDAQCLSIACASILAKTERDALMRELDERHPGYGLAKHKGYGTQAHRSAMKRKGLSSIHRRTFRVK; this is translated from the coding sequence ATGGCGCGCGTTAGCCCCACCCTAAAACTCGAATCGGACCTCTGGAATAGCGGCTTTCAATTCATCGCGGGATTGGATGAAGCCGGACGCGGCGCGCTGGCGGGACCGGTCGCGGTGGGCGCGGTGATCTTGCCAAACGACAAAACGCTTCTTTCGCAGACGTTGGGGCGGGCGCGCGACTCCAAGCAGTTATCGCCCCTTCAACGTTCCTCGCTCGCGCCGCTCATCAAAGAGACCGCGCTCGCGTGGAGCGTGGGATTCGCAGACGCGGAGGAGATCGACTCGCAGGGCATCGTGCGCGCCACGCGGCTCGCCGCCATTCGCGCCCTGCACCAATTTTCGATCACGCCGCAATATTTGCTCACCGATTTTCGGCTCGAACTCCCCCAAATTAACATTCCACAAACTTCCATCGTCAAAGGCGACGCGCAGTGCCTGAGCATTGCGTGCGCGTCCATCCTAGCCAAGACCGAACGGGACGCGTTGATGCGCGAACTTGATGAAAGGCATCCGGGGTATGGGCTCGCGAAACATAAAGGCTACGGCACGCAGGCTCACCGTTCGGCAATGAAGCGAAAGGGATTATCGTCCATTCATCGGAGGACGTTTCGAGTTAAATAA
- a CDS encoding glycosyltransferase family 2 protein, translated as MSIFLSVVIPAHNEENRLPDSLEQVLRFLDQQNFASEVIIVENGSSDRTLEVAQAFAKKHDHVRVIQSARGKGAAVQRGMLEARGEYRLMCDADLSMPVKEIAKFVPPALNDFDVAIASREADGSVRYNEPSFRHIGGRGINFIIQALILPGLNDTQCGFKCFRAEVADDIFKMQTLSGWSFDIELLYLARRRKYRVREIPIDWYYHPETKVNALRDALRMIADIFRIHANALRGLYHGAR; from the coding sequence TTGTCCATTTTTCTTTCCGTTGTTATTCCCGCGCATAATGAAGAAAACCGCCTGCCTGATTCGCTCGAGCAGGTTCTTCGTTTTCTTGACCAGCAGAATTTTGCTTCGGAGGTCATCATCGTCGAGAACGGGAGCAGCGATCGCACGCTTGAGGTGGCGCAAGCCTTTGCGAAAAAGCATGACCATGTGCGCGTGATCCAAAGCGCGCGCGGCAAGGGCGCGGCGGTTCAGCGCGGCATGTTGGAGGCGCGCGGCGAGTATCGTTTGATGTGCGACGCCGACCTTTCGATGCCGGTGAAGGAAATTGCAAAATTCGTCCCGCCCGCGCTGAACGATTTTGATGTTGCGATCGCCTCGCGCGAAGCGGACGGCTCGGTACGTTACAACGAACCTTCGTTCCGCCATATCGGCGGGCGGGGCATCAATTTTATTATTCAGGCGCTCATCCTGCCGGGCTTGAACGACACGCAATGCGGTTTCAAATGTTTCCGCGCCGAAGTAGCGGATGATATTTTCAAGATGCAAACATTAAGCGGCTGGTCGTTCGACATCGAATTGCTCTACCTCGCGCGCCGCCGCAAGTATCGCGTGCGCGAGATTCCCATTGATTGGTATTATCATCCCGAAACCAAAGTGAACGCGCTGCGCGACGCATTACGCATGATCGCCGACATCTTCCGCATCCATGCCAACGCGTTGCGGGGACTCTACCATGGCGCGCGTTAG
- a CDS encoding alpha/beta hydrolase-fold protein produces MKTRQATKRITLTLTFLFGLSACAAPSQPTPTPTLLPPTLTRTPVPTFAIPTETPTVTPIACLSKPGAVEKSTLESSNPPQEFFIYLPPCYAENAEERYPVLYLLHGQTYTADQWIRLGAMDAVNKLILSGETQPFLIVFPDDHYWYTPAGTTFGARLTDELIPYIDETYRTIPDPRDRAIGGMSRGAGWALQLGLTRPELFSIVGLHSLAVFQRDASKVDDWIQAISPASRPVVFMDIGDDDQELASTKQIESIFTQFDVPHEWHLYSGDHTEEYWSAHVEEYIRWYAEQWNNP; encoded by the coding sequence ATGAAGACCCGTCAAGCAACAAAACGGATAACGCTCACACTCACGTTTCTTTTCGGACTTTCAGCCTGCGCCGCCCCTAGTCAGCCGACTCCAACTCCCACGCTTTTACCGCCCACCCTCACGCGGACGCCGGTTCCCACCTTCGCAATCCCCACCGAAACCCCGACCGTCACGCCAATTGCTTGTCTCTCCAAGCCGGGCGCGGTCGAGAAATCAACTCTCGAATCATCCAACCCTCCGCAAGAATTTTTCATCTATCTGCCTCCCTGCTACGCCGAAAACGCGGAGGAGCGTTACCCCGTCCTCTACCTCCTGCATGGACAGACCTACACCGCCGATCAATGGATCCGCCTCGGCGCGATGGACGCGGTCAACAAATTGATTCTTTCCGGCGAAACGCAACCTTTCCTCATCGTCTTCCCCGACGATCACTACTGGTACACGCCGGCAGGCACAACCTTCGGCGCTCGCCTCACGGACGAATTAATTCCGTACATTGACGAAACCTATCGCACAATTCCCGATCCGCGCGATCGCGCCATCGGCGGCATGTCGCGCGGCGCAGGCTGGGCATTGCAACTCGGCTTGACTCGTCCCGAGTTGTTCAGCATCGTCGGCTTGCACTCCCTAGCCGTTTTTCAACGCGACGCCTCCAAAGTGGACGACTGGATTCAAGCCATCTCGCCCGCCTCCCGTCCGGTCGTTTTTATGGACATTGGCGATGACGATCAGGAACTTGCGTCAACAAAACAGATTGAATCGATATTCACGCAATTCGACGTTCCGCACGAGTGGCATCTCTACAGCGGCGACCATACCGAAGAATACTGGTCCGCGCACGTGGAGGAATACATCCGCTGGTACGCGGAGCAATGGAACAACCCATGA
- a CDS encoding site-2 protease family protein translates to MNFLTFFIVLIGWVFSLCLHEFSHALVAYWGGDWTVREKGYLTFNPLKYTHPVFSLLLPLLFLLMGGIGLPGGAVYIETWRLRNDYWRSAVSLAGPMANVLVAIVLAILLNFTSVGSTSFGPGLAFLAYLQIMAVVLNLIPVPPFDGYGVVEPFLPYNLRLKIEPIRGAFIWIVFLVLWFVPFAGQALGLLIFIFTSLLGIPRELIAMGYEQFTF, encoded by the coding sequence ATGAATTTTCTCACTTTCTTCATCGTTCTCATCGGCTGGGTCTTCTCGCTCTGCTTGCATGAATTTTCGCACGCACTGGTTGCCTATTGGGGCGGCGATTGGACCGTGCGCGAAAAAGGCTATCTCACCTTCAACCCGTTGAAATATACTCACCCGGTATTTTCTCTACTGTTACCGTTGCTTTTCCTCCTCATGGGCGGAATCGGTCTGCCCGGCGGCGCGGTCTACATCGAAACATGGAGGTTGAGAAATGATTACTGGCGAAGCGCCGTGTCGCTGGCGGGACCGATGGCGAATGTGCTTGTGGCGATCGTCCTTGCCATCCTCTTGAATTTCACCTCGGTTGGCTCGACCTCGTTTGGACCCGGACTCGCCTTCCTCGCCTATTTGCAGATCATGGCAGTCGTGTTGAACTTGATTCCCGTTCCGCCGTTCGATGGATACGGGGTTGTCGAACCCTTCCTGCCTTACAATCTGCGCCTGAAGATCGAGCCTATCCGCGGCGCGTTCATTTGGATTGTATTCCTCGTCTTGTGGTTCGTTCCGTTCGCGGGGCAAGCGCTTGGGTTGTTGATTTTTATTTTCACGAGTCTGCTGGGCATCCCGCGTGAGTTGATCGCAATGGGATACGAACAGTTTACGTTTTAA